A genomic segment from Nitrospira sp. encodes:
- a CDS encoding PAS/PAC sensor hybrid histidine kinase — protein MTSSSRQAATILIVDDDPTTLLLCTKPLREAGYTVFQAPGSSEALKLYEEHPDPVHLILTDIFLPPPGFQLSFENNPYPRMNGLDMVERLLKKKREVRIILMSGSPGPELHSRGLARDGLPFLQKPFTSEALLTLVRQVLAGPPAAADPKKTASSGKAEVKWVD, from the coding sequence ATGACCAGCAGTTCACGACAGGCCGCGACTATTTTGATCGTCGACGATGATCCCACCACCCTCCTCCTCTGCACGAAACCGTTGCGGGAGGCTGGCTATACGGTCTTCCAAGCACCGGGAAGTTCCGAAGCCCTCAAGCTCTATGAGGAGCATCCCGACCCCGTGCATCTCATCCTGACCGATATTTTTCTTCCTCCGCCCGGCTTTCAACTCTCCTTCGAGAACAATCCCTATCCCCGGATGAACGGCCTCGATATGGTCGAACGATTGTTGAAGAAAAAGAGAGAGGTCCGGATCATTCTCATGTCCGGCAGCCCAGGGCCTGAATTACACAGTCGCGGCCTCGCACGGGATGGGCTCCCGTTTTTGCAGAAGCCCTTTACCAGCGAGGCGCTCCTGACCTTGGTGCGGCAAGTCCTCGCAGGCCCACCCGCCGCGGCAGATCCGAAGAAAACGGCTTCCTCCGGTAAAGCAGAAGTGAAATGGGTTGACTGA